One Ranitomeya variabilis isolate aRanVar5 chromosome 4, aRanVar5.hap1, whole genome shotgun sequence genomic window, caaattctcctgttacccttgtgaaaataaaaaattgcttgctaaaacatcttttttgaggaaagaaaaatgattttttattttcacggctctgcgttgtaaacttctgtgaagcacttgggggttcaaagtgctcaccacacatctagataagttcccttgggggtctagtttccaaaatggagtcacttgtagggagttcctactgtttaggcacatcaggggctctgcaaacgcaacctgatgcccgcagagcattccatcaaagtctgcatttcaaaacgtcactacttcccttctgaaccccgacgtgtgccaaaacagtggtttacccccacatatggggtatcagcgtactcaggacaaactggacaacaacatttgggatccaatttctcctattacccttgggaaaataaaaaattctgggctaaaaatcatttttgaggaaagaaaaattatttttttattttcacggctctgcgttataaacttctgtgaagcacctgggggttataagtgctcactatgcatctagataagttccttggggggtctagtttccaaaatggggtcacttgtaggggagctccaatgtttaggcacacaggggctctccaaacgcgacatggtgtccgctaacgattggagctaattttccattcaaaaagtcaaatggcacgcctccccttctgagccttgccgtgcacccaaacagtggtttactcccacatatgaggtatcggcatactcagaagaaattgcccaacaaattttaggatccattttatcctgttgcccatgtaaaaatgaaagaattgaggctaaaagaaattttgtgtgaaaaaaaaagtactttttcatttttgcggatcaatttgtgaagcacctgggggtttaaagtgctcactatgcctctagatgagttccttggggggtctagtttccaaaatggggtcacttgtggaggagctccaatgtttaggcacacaggggctttccaaacgcgacatggtgtccgctaacgatggagataatttttcattcaaaaagtcaaatggcgctccttcccttccgagccctgccgtgcgcccaaacagtggtttacccccacatatgaggtatcagcgtactcaggacaaattggacaacaacgtccgtggtccagtttctccttttaccgctgggaaaataaaaaaattgttgctaaaagatcatttttgtgactaaaaagttaaatgttcattttttccttccatgttgcttctgctgctgtgaaacacctgaagggttaataaacttcttgaatgtggttttgagcaccttgaggggtgcagtttttagaatggtgtcacttttgggtattttcagccatatagaaccctcaaactgacttcaaatgtgaggtggtccctaaaaaaaatggttttgtaaattttgttgtaaaaatgagaaatcactggtcaaattttaacccttataacttcctagcaaaaaaaaaatttatttccaaaattgtgctgatgtaaagtagacatgtgggaaatgttatttattaactattttgtgtcacataactctctggtttaacagaatacaaattcaaaatgtgaaaattgcaaaattttcaaaattttcgccaaatttccgtttttttcacaaataaactcagaaattatcgacctaaatttaccactaacatgaagcccaatatgtcacgaaaaaacaatctcagaatcgctaggatccgttgaagcgttcttgagttattacctcataaagggacactggtcagaattgcaaaaaatggcaaggtcattaaggccaaaataggctgggtcatgaaggggttaaataccgcgCTACAAGGGTACCCTTGTAGCGCGGTATTTATTATTGTAAAGTGGTTTATATATAAAAAGGATACGTGGAGGCACAATTTATATGTAAAAAAATTATAAGAGAAaagtgaaacactataaacaataaaatatcaactgCAAAAGGATAAAGTGCATAAGTGTCATAGCAACAATTGAGGGGAAGGGAAAGTTTATGTAAATACACAAACGTCCCAGGTGCAAAAAATAAGCAACCGAAACTGTGAATATTATCACACAGTAAACAACTTGTGATACAGTAATCAATTAGtgataaagaaaaaagaaataattAGTGCCGAAAAGAGTAATCACAATAGTATAGTATGAATAAAGTGCTGTAGTAATGCAGCCAAACCGGAGATCACACAAAAAAGATGAAATATGTAAAACCGGACATAGGAGGTACCTTTTAGCTTGAATCTCAGCGTGCAcacgtgccccgacgcgcgtttcggtattagttccttcgtcagggggaatgtCACGTTGcacgttttttatatatattaatgCATAAATATTAAATATACTTTTTAATAATTtgttaaataaaaatatttttaatacACTGTCCTGCTATTGCCTTAATAAAGAtataagtataaaacatataatactggtggataaaacaagactgagcacaagaccttcacagccatctacacatcataggggagatctcatgacaccttctctccatctacctgatgatcctgaggaacattgggatcttcttgtttacagtcctgtggaagaagaggatggggacatctctctggtgttgtcctcttactggatagctctggaggaaacacatacagggactgaattcattctttacacacagataattataggccgtgtgtatttagtcctgtctattacctggtgatgtgaggggctggggaacctccattatggtgtccttgtacagatctttgtgtccttctaaatactcccactcctccatggagaaatagacagcgccatcctgacaccttattggaacctgacacatacaatgataccgtcatccccccgatcccttcatagtgttactgtataatgtcccagcattcccagcagtgtcacctctccagtcagcagctcaatcatcttgtaggtgagttctaggatcttctggtcattgatgtcctcctgTATCAGGTGAGGTGtaggccccatgattgggctcaggggtcttccccatccctcacacaccaggtccggacagcgctcactagaggtcttcttcactactgtgtaatactggttatggagagacacattaataaatctcactacagacatttccagagtcctcacctctccatgttctgtccatctgttattcccatagtaaTTCTGTTGTAAAAAGAAGCCATGATATATCTGGAGAACTCTTGCAGGAGCTGCATTGAGGAGGAgaggctgccatctgctggccagccAAAATCAAGTGGAACCAAAGTTTACTGGAAAGTTTGCAGAGGGAGTGACCTTGTGTGCTTGACTGGATCAGGTGACCCACAGGAAAGACTTCGCTGGTATAAAAGCCTTGGGCGCCCATCCACAAGAATATTTGGCACCAGGGAAGGGAGCGGGGCAGACATGCACCAGAGACACCACTGAGACCAGCGTGTCAGGCCTCAGAGGGGAGTCTATGCCACCCTGATGTCAGTAACCATCCGGCAAGCTCTGGATTTCCCAGAAGATATCCCCAAGAATGGCTTACACTGGTCACAGCCAGAAGGTGTGCCCTGCGCTGGTCAAGTCTCCGATGCCCAACTATGCCTGTCAAGAGCTGAAGCCCAGTCCTCTCCGCCTTGCACCTGAGAGACATCGGCTGGCAGTCAAGCAGAGAAGACCCATGCAGAGACTGCAACAGGAGAGGCATGCCTGTGATCGAGGAGGAACAGCGCGAGTAAGCAGGGCTGTCACTTCCAGCTATCATCAACAGTAACGGGGGTAGGCTGGGACTAGGAGTACAGGTCGGGAGGCAGCCGGTTACCCCTACTAGAACCAGAGCTTTGAGTGAGAACTCACGTGGTGACTCCCAAGACTGGGTACATCACCTTTGTAAAAAGGACACTAACGTTAACTAGTGAAAGACTTCCTTGTTTATTCTAAACCTGTTGTTATTCCCTCTACTGTTAAATTGCATAGctactaacactaattgtttaaAAGTTACTGTTGTATATAAATAGCATCGTATCATCCCTTGGCATCCAGACAACCGCATTACTTTTGGTGTATTCGGCAGGATGCAACATTAAGATACAGAGATGGCGGACCACTCTGTGACCAAGCCCGGCAAGGGAAATATAACCTTGGGGGCTATGCTCAGCAACCTTCCGAAGTTCACAGGGAGCAGCGTGTCACTGTGGGACTGGGCAGAGATGCTGAAAAGCATGCTATGCATGTATCCCCTGACCCCTTCCATTCAGGCCAAGTTTACCCTCCTGACCCTTGATGGGGAGGACTGGCAGACGTTATGTACCGCCCACCTAGGGATCGTGAGACTGTGGAAAAGATGATAAAAATTTTGGAGGATATGCATGGTGACACCACGGACCTAAGGCACCTCCGCAAGCGGTTGTTCCAGCGGGTCCAAGGGGAAATTAAGACCATGGCTCAGTATGTTAATGCATTGCAGGAACTGATGGCCCATATCACCTAGAAGACCCAAGACAGGCACAGAGGACTGGGTCTCTTGGACGAAGTGATTCGGGACCAACTCGTTGCTGGACTGAAGGACTCCTCTCTGAAGCAGATCTTCAAGGAGAGCCCATGCCTCAATCCCGGTCTGGGTTTCCTTGAGGTAGAGGTCAGTGTTACAGTCTCAGAGAGAGAGACCCCTGTTCTCATCGCCGCTGTTCAGAGTCATGAAGTGGTCACCCCTGAGTCAACACGTACTGAGCCTGACTGGGTGCTGCAATACATCAATAGATTTGTGACATTCGAGGTGAGCTGTGCAGCATCAAGCATCCAGCTGATCACCGGAACTCATGTGAGAGGAGGTCAGAGCGGGAAAGTGGCTCCTTCTGGACCACAACATGCCGCGTACATAGCCCATCAGCCGAACGCAAGTGAGAGTGTTGGACCTGAAGTAGAAGGGGGCACATTTCAAGAGTCTGTCCGAATGAAGAAAGGTGGAGACGGGGGCGCCAGTTAAACTAATGTGCCCCACTGTTGTGGAGCATACCATGGGGTTTCGAGCCTCAGAGGGTGGAAGAGAGAATTCTGAGGATATTGGCTCCAAGAGACCCATTACCTGGACTGAATTCAATGGGCAAAGCATTCACTGCTTTATGGACAAGGGGTCTCAGGTGACCACAATGTCTGAGGCATATTTCCCGAGTCATTTTCCCAAAGTTGCTTGTTCCATAACAGAACACACCACCCAACTGGTGGTGTCTAATCACCTGCCTATCCCAGTAGCAGGAGTAGTGTGGGTGTCTGTGCAGGAAGGATCTGGACAGGAATAGTGTTTACAAAGGGATCTGGAGGCAGAGGACTCATTgtaaccctgggcatgaatgtgcaaAAAGAGGTGGGACAATTCTTAGCTGAGGGCCCTGATAAAAACCGATGGACTCGTGCCACCCGTGACCCGGCAAGTAAAAAGGTGTTCCAGCAACTAGTGTGATTCAGCAAAATTCAGACGTTACCCGCTGCCTTCCAGTATCTTGGCAAAGTATTGATACCATCTAAAGCCACAGTGACACTGCCAGTGGGACAGACTGTACTCACTATGCCAGTACTGACCCATGTATCCTTAGAGGGTGTGGACGTCCATATTGAGCCTATAgatggagaagaagcgatttccggATTATTGGTTGCCCGCACCCTGGCTACCTAGCGACAGGGACGAATACTTGTGCACTGTAAAAACATAAGTGGAGCAATTCTACAGTTGATGCCCCGACAAGAAGTGTCTCAAGTTTATATAATGCCGGAAGATCTCCCCAGAGCTGATGCTATAGGACTGACACCTGTGGGAAGAGACCCATGGACCAGAGCGGTGTCGCTTGATAGTCAGGAAAGTCAAAGCGAACTACTGGCTGGACTTCACCTCTTGGAACAGATGGAGGACAACCTCACAGAGTTTTCCTCAACGTAAGTTTAGCACGTTGAAAATTTATTACAGCGATATCGAGAGGTGTTTGCACagcatgaagatgactttgggtgCACCCATGCTGTTTCTCATGAGATCCCTAGAGAAACCACTGCTCCCATCCGAGAGAGGTATCAGCAggtcagatgtaccaggaggtgaagtaaCTGTTGGCCCACATACTGCGCAATGGCGTGATCTGCAAGAGTCAAAGTGCGTTTTTACCCTGCgttttcctataatggaatgggtgcagaaactctgcagaaacgcacaaagaattgacatggtactttttTTTTAATCCGCTGCTGATTCTGTgccgaattttccgcaccatttgcacagcattttttttccccattgatttacattgtactataaatcacttgcggttctgcagcgtttctgtgtggaaaaaacgctgcggatctgcagtaaatccgcaacgtctgcacatagcctCAGACTGACGAATGCACCAGGAACCTTTCAGAGGTTGATAGAAAGATGCCTcgcagacctgaactttgaagcccctttgatctacctggatgacataatCATTTACTCTGCCACGTTTGAAGAATATCTTCACCGGCTGGAGCAAGTGCTGGAGAGGCTTCAAAGACACGGATAAAAAATAAAGCCCCCGAAGTGTCGCTTATTCAAGTGGAAAATTGAACACCTGAATCACACAATGTCTAGTGAGGGAGATAACCCACCGCAGAGAAGGTGGCTGCAGTACTGAAGTGGCCCACGCCTACCAACCTGAGAAAACTgagcattcctagtgctcctatttAGGCTATTCGAACCTCTGCACCTTTAgaggtcttgatgatcgactagctGATGATCAGAACATCATATAATGGCTATGGATATTGCTTGGTGATGACTGATCTCTTCACCAAGTTCGCGGTGGTGACTCCCACCCTGGATCAGACAGCTGAAGCTGCAGCCAGAGCCATCTGTCAGGACTTCATTCGCATATATGGATGCCCAAAGTGCATTCCTTCTGACCAACGGGCCTGCTTCCAGGGGCAAGTGATGGATGAACTGTATTGTATCGAAGGAATTGACAAATTGAGAACCTGGTTGAGCAAAAGGTTCGGGAAGTGGAATATTCAAGTCAATCTCCAGTGTCAGGAGGACAACTTCAGCCAGGGGACCGTGTACTGGTGCAGGCCAAACAACCCGGGAACAAGCTGGATCATCATTGAGAGGCGGTACCCTACCAAGTGGTGAGGAAATTTCACCCGAATAACTTGGTCTACAAGGTTTTTCCTGAGGGAGATAATGTCGTGGCACCTCGAGTATTGCAGTGAAATATGCTGCGACCCTGGTCTTCTGCAGCAGAGCACCGTAACAAGGCAGGGCCCCCAACAGAAGTGGCTGAGGTCACACAAAGTGGAGTCATAGAGGAGGAATGGCTTGCAGGGCCGATGAGTACATCGGAGATGCCATTGCCACTCTCAAGTGTTAGAGAAAACTAACTCCGAGTCAATTTACCAGCTCCAGTGGCTGAGTCTCCAAGTATCCCAGACACGTCTCTATAGGAAGAGCTCAGGCGGACTGAGCTGACCAGCGCTGGTATTTCCCCTAACTGTCTGGTCCCACATACAGCAGAAAACGAAGGGATGTGTTCAACTGTTGGCCGAACTCGGCATACCTGTGGGGAAACTTCGAACTCAAAAGAATTCCACTCAACCGAGGACTGGCGAGCAAAAAGGGGGGAGAAATGTAACAGGAAGCCATGACATATATGGAGGACTCTTGCAGGAGGTACCATTGATGAGGAGAGGCTGGCCAGCTGAAATCAAGTGGAACCAAAGTAAGCTTGAAGGTTTGCAAGGGGAGTGACCTCATGTGCTGGACTGGATCAGGTGACCCACAGAAAAGACTTCCCTGCTATAAAATCTCTGCGCACCCATCCATGAGGAGATTTGGTGCCAGAGAAAGGAAGCTGGGCAGACATGCTCCAGAGACATCACAGACCAGCGTTGCAGGCCTCAGTGAAGAGTCTACGCCACCCAGGTGTTGTTCACTGTCTAGCAAGGT contains:
- the LOC143767107 gene encoding oocyte zinc finger protein XlCOF8.4-like codes for the protein MSVVRFINVSLHNQYYTVVKKTSSERCPDLVCEGWGRPLSPIMGPTPHLIQEDINDQKILELTYKMIELLTGEVPIRCQDGAVYFSMEEWEYLEGHKDLYKDTIMEVPQPLTSPGNRQD